The genomic window GGTATGGAAGCAGAGGGCGGAGATCACAGAGAGATTTCCGTTGCAGAATTCTTCGAGAAAAACAAACACCTTCTCGGATTCGAAAACGCACAAAAATCCATAATAACAGTCGTCAAAGAAGCAGTAGACAACTCACTGGACGCATGTGAACAGGACGATATCCTACCTGAAGTACATGTAATCATAGATGAGTACGACGACGAAAAATGCCGCGTAGAAATCAGAGACAACGCAATAGGACTAGACAGAGAAACAATACCAAAAGTATTCGGTAAACTACTTTACGGATCCAAATTCCACAAACTACAACAGAGCCGTGGACAGCAGGGAATCGGAATCTCCGCTTCCGCGATGTATGCACAGCTAACAACAGGAGAACCTGTAACTGTCTACTCCAAGCAGGAAGGCGAGCCATGCCACAAATTCGTAGTCCGTATCGATACAGAGAAGAACGAACCAGAAATCCTTGAAGATGAGATAATCGAACCTGAAAGCGACGAATTCCCAGGCGACAAAGACTACTTCTTCGATCACGGAACCACAATCGAGATGAACATTGAGGCCAAGTACACACGCGGCCACCACTCCGTCAGAAACTACCTCAAACACACAGCAATCATGAATCCATACGCTCGAGTGGTTCTGAAAGAACCGGATGGAAACAAAATCGAATACCCAAGAGTATCCAAAGAACTACCAGAAAAACCTAAGGAGATCAAGCCTCATCTTCACGGAGTAGAGCTTGGAGTAGTACTGAGGATGGTCGACAACTCCAATGCGAGAACAGTTTCCAGCTTCCTGCAGAAAGAATTCACACGAGTAGGAAGAACATCAGCCGAACAAGTATGCGAAGAAGCAGAAATCGAATCAGGTAGAAGACCTAACACATTGGACAAAGACGAAGTAGAAGACCTGTTGAAGGCTGCAGAAAATGTAAAACTTCAGAGCCCTCCAACAGACTGCCTATCACCAATTGGAGAAGACCTGATGGAGAAAGGACTGACAAAAGAACTCAACCCGGAGTTCACAGAAACAATAACGAGAAAACCCACAGTATACAAAGGAAATCCCTTCCAGGTAGAAGTAGGACTGGCCTGGGGCGGAGACATCGAAGACGAGGGAAGCTTCGAAGAACTAAGATACGCAAACAAGGTCCCGCTACTATACAAGAAAAGTGCTTGTGTAACGACCAAGGCTATCGAGAATGTTTCCTGGAACCGATACAACATCAGCCAGACAGGAAACCGTCCACAAGGACCGCTTTATATCTCGATCCATATCGCATCGGTCTGGGTGCCATTCACCTCCGAAGGTAAAGAGGCAGTAGCAAACTACGACCCTATCCGGAAGGAAATGAAACTAGCGCTACAGGAAGCAGGCCGCAAACTTGGAAAATACCTCAAACGGAAAGAGAGAAGAGAGATTCAGGAAAAGAAGAAACGACAACTCACCAGTTACGCTAAGGAGATGGCTCCAGCGATCGCAGCACTCGCAGACGAAGGAAACGAAGCAGAAATGGAAGACAAAATCCAGCAACTCGTGCAGAACGATTACAACCCGGAGCAACTTTGAAGAGGAGAAAAATACTATGAAAACAAACCCAAACACCGAAAGCTGCCTTGCGCAGCTTAACATGATGAAACTCTGTAGGTGAGTTTCATGCCAAAGAAAGAATTTGAAAACGACAGTAAGACATTAGAACAGCTTAAACACCTTGGAAAGAAGATCAAGAACCAGTTAGACGATCCAGAAGAAGATGATCTAACATTCGATACACAGGTAAGAAGCAGAAGCAATGTAGAGTACGATGAAAAGGAAGGACGACTAGC from Candidatus Nanohalobium constans includes these protein-coding regions:
- a CDS encoding DNA topoisomerase VI subunit B — its product is MPNGVEEGMEAEGGDHREISVAEFFEKNKHLLGFENAQKSIITVVKEAVDNSLDACEQDDILPEVHVIIDEYDDEKCRVEIRDNAIGLDRETIPKVFGKLLYGSKFHKLQQSRGQQGIGISASAMYAQLTTGEPVTVYSKQEGEPCHKFVVRIDTEKNEPEILEDEIIEPESDEFPGDKDYFFDHGTTIEMNIEAKYTRGHHSVRNYLKHTAIMNPYARVVLKEPDGNKIEYPRVSKELPEKPKEIKPHLHGVELGVVLRMVDNSNARTVSSFLQKEFTRVGRTSAEQVCEEAEIESGRRPNTLDKDEVEDLLKAAENVKLQSPPTDCLSPIGEDLMEKGLTKELNPEFTETITRKPTVYKGNPFQVEVGLAWGGDIEDEGSFEELRYANKVPLLYKKSACVTTKAIENVSWNRYNISQTGNRPQGPLYISIHIASVWVPFTSEGKEAVANYDPIRKEMKLALQEAGRKLGKYLKRKERREIQEKKKRQLTSYAKEMAPAIAALADEGNEAEMEDKIQQLVQNDYNPEQL